One segment of Takifugu rubripes chromosome 5, fTakRub1.2, whole genome shotgun sequence DNA contains the following:
- the galr2b gene encoding galanin receptor 2b has protein sequence MSDLEDLGKLGGPANVSESYQINPTSVIVSVVFSLIFLLGTVGNSLVLAVLLRSGQVGYNTTNLFILNLSVADFSFIIFCVPFQATIYSLEDWVFGSFMCKVVHFFINLTMYASSFTLAAVSVDRYLAIRYPLRSRELRTPRNAVVAIVIIWGLSLIFAGPYLSYYDLIDYANSTVCIPGWEEEDRKVLDTCTFLFGYIIPVLIVSLSYTRTIKFLWTAVDPLDGMSESKRAKRKVTKMIIIVTVLFCICWLPYHVVILCYLYGDFPFNQTTYAFRLLSHCMAYANSCVNPIVYALVSKHFRKGFKKVFSCILSKNGRNKVHAVHVANTVPGFGPASTEVSQMHEENVRQNECEMINRPRAEPREATVTLNLPFQRQT, from the exons ATGTCCGATTTGGAGGATTTGGGGAAGCTGGGGGGTCCGGCGAACGTGTCGGAGAGCTACCAAATCAACCCCACCAGCGTGATCGTGTCGGTGGTCTTCTCCCTCATCTTCCTGCTGGGCACCGTGGGCAACAGCCTGGTGCTGGCCGTGCTGCTGCGCAGCGGCCAGGTGGGCTACAACACCACCAACCTGTTCATCCTCAACCTGAGCGTGGCCGACTtctccttcatcatcttctgcgTCCCTTTCCAAGCCACCATCTActccctggaggactgggtgtTCGGCTCCTTCATGTGCAAGGTGGTCCACTTCTTCATCAACCTCACCATGTACGCCAGCAGCTTCACGCTCGCCGCCGTCTCCGTGGACAG GTATCTGGCCATTCGTTACCCGCTGCGATCCAGAGAGCTCCGCACCCCGCGCAACGCCGTCGTCGCCATAGTGATCATCTGGGGCCTTTCTCTGATATTTGCCGGCCCGTATTTGAGCTACTACGACCTGATCGATTACGCCAACAGCACCGTCTGCATCCCcggctgggaggaggaggaccggaAGGTCCTGGACACCTGCACCTTCCTGTTCGGCTACATCATCCCGGTGCTGATCGTCAGCCTCTCGTACACCCGGACCATCAAGTTCCTGTGGACGGCCGTGGACCCTCTGGACGGCATGTCGGAATCCAAGCGGGCCAAGCGCAAAGTGACCAAAATGATCATCATCGTCACGGTGCTGTTCTGCATCTGCTGGCTGCCCTACCACGTGGTCATCCTCTGCTACCTGTACGGAGACTTCCCCTTTAACCAGACCACCTACGCCTTCAGGCTCCTGTCCCACTGCATGGCCTACGCCAACTCCTGCGTCAACCCCATCGTCTACGCGCTGGTGTCCAAACACTTCCGCAAAGGCTTCAAGAAGGTGTTCAGCTGCATCCTCAGCAAAAACGGGCGGAACAAGGTCCACGCCGTGCACGTCGCCAACACCGTGCCCGGCTTCGGGCCCGCCTCCACCGAGGTGTCGCAGATGCACGAGGAGAACGTGAGACAGAACGAATGCGAGATGATCAACAGGCCGAGGGCGGAGCCAAGAGAGGCCACCGTGACGCTCAATCTGCCCTTCCAGAGGCAGACGTGA